In Candidatus Binatia bacterium, the sequence CAGCACGAACGGAGCGATCTTCGCGTCTGGAGAGACCAGGAAGCGGCGGGCTCGGAAGCGCAAGCGCCACATCTCCCAATCGGTGTCGCCGCCGCGAACGCCGGGAATCAGGGTGCTGTCCTGGCCGGGCTTGAACTTGACGAAGCCGAACTCGCCGCCCAGCTCGAAGTGCGGCGACATCTGGCCGGCCATGGCGAGGACGATGGGCGTCCCGCGCTTCCAGATCGCACCGAACGCTCCGCCCTCAGGCTTGGCGAAGCCGCTCCCGAAGGAGATCGACCAGTCCGAGCTCTGCGCGCGGGCGGCGGGGGCGAATCCGGGTGCGGCAAGGATCAGAAGGAGAAGGGACGCGACGGCAAGGATGGATACGGGGAGCTTCGAGCGGTGCATAGACGCCCATTCTAAACATAGCCGCGGGGCGGACCGCAAGCTCCACGGTAAGTGGCGCGATGATCCGTCTCTCAACATGGGGGTGCCGAGCATGAACGAGAAACCGGTGTCGCCGGCCCGGGACCGGAGTCCTTCAGGGTTGTGGTGGGTTCTGATCGCGATCGTCCTGGTTGCGATCGCGCTCGTGTGGATGCCGCGTCGGACCGCGGGCCCGGTGGGAAGGGCGCCGGTCGCGCAAGCGCCCGCGACACCGCCGGCAGCCGCCGGCCCGCAGGTCACGGTCGCGCGAGCGGCCCAGCTCCAAGCCGAGGGGGCGTTCCTGGTCGACGTGCGCCAGCCCGAAGAGTGGGCCGAGGGACACATCGAAGGGTCGAAGCTGATTCCCCTCGACGATCTCGAATCGCGGCTGGCGGAGGTGCCTCGTGACCGGAGCGTCGTCGTGGTCTGCCACTCCGGGAACCGGAGCAAGCATGGGCGCGACATCCTGCTCCGGGCGGGCTATGCGCAGGCCGTGAGCATGACCGGAGGGCTGTCCGCGTGGGAGGCCGACGGCCAGAAGACGGTCAAGGGGATGTAGCGCCCTCGGCCCGCTCCAGGATTTGATCGGCGATCGCGGCGAGTCGCTCGGCGCGAGCGACCCCCGCGATCCACCGCGGGGGAATCGCATCCGCGCCGTGCAGCGCTCCCAGGACGGCGCCGGCGACGGCGCCGTTCGTGTCGGTGTCGCCACCAGCCTGGATCACGGCGACCAGCGATTCTTCGAAGTCGCCCCCGCGCTCCAGGCACCACAGCCCCACCTGCATCGCTTTCAGCGTGTAGCCCATCGACTCGCCGTCGAGCTTCAGCTCGTCGAGATCGCGACCCGACGCGGCCCGGGCGGACTGCACCAGCATGAAGCTCACGTCCGCCGCCTCCAGCGCCGCCGCGATCGACTCGATCGTGGCCGTCCGGCCGTTCAGGGCATCGGCGATCGCCAGGTTGACCGCGAACGCCGACCATCCGCACCGCGGATCGTGGTGGGTGATCCGCGAGCTGTTCTCGGTCTCGGCGCGGAGCCTGACCGGATCGAGTCTCCACCGCATCGCGATCGGCGCGCAGCGCATCACCGCTCCGTTGCCGGCGGGCGAGTTCCCCGCGCGCTCCCAGATCAGGCGCGCGGCCTCGGAGGGGAGGAGGCCGTGGCGGAGGGCGTTCAGCACCGCTCGGGTCTGGGCGCCCATCCCCCGGCCGTTCGACTCGTACCAGTCGAGCAGGCGCGCCGCGAGATCCTCGTTCCCCAGCGTGTCATGCGTCAGGATCGCCTCGGCGATGATCACCGCCTGCGCGAGATCGTCGTCCCAGGGGAGCTTCAGCTCCATGGGGTCCATCTCGCGCACGCCCTGGGGGTACGCCTGGAGAATTCGCTCGCGCGGCCAGGACTCGACAGGCAGCCCCAGCGTGTTGCCGACCGCGAGGCCCAGCAGGGCGCCGCGATAGCGGTCGCGGAGCTTCGTGGCGACGACGGACATGGCCGCAAGTATACGCCGCGGCGGGGGATCGGCTAGAGTGCGTCCATGCCGCACACCTGGGATGCCGGCGTGCCCACGCCCGAGGAGTCGCTCCAGCGGCTCGTCGAGGGGAACCTTCGCTTCCGCGCCTCGAGGGCCAGCGCGGTCCGATCGTGGGATCCGAAGCACGCGACGGAGGGCCAGCGGCCCTTCGCGATCGTGCTGGGCTGCTCCGACTCGCGGACGCCGGTCGAGATCCTCTTCGACCAGGGTTTCGGGGACCTCTTCGTCGTGCGGATCGCGGGGAACGTCGTCGCGCCCTCGGTCGTCGGATCGATCGAGTTCGCCGCGTCCCAGTTCGGCTCGCGCCTCGTGGTCGTGATGGGGCACACGGGCTGCGGCGCCGTGACCGCGACGGTCCACGCGATCGAGACGGGATCGGGTTCCGAATCGCGCAACATCCGCGACATCACCGACCGGATCGCGCCGCACATCGAGGGGCTGGTCCGCTCCGGAGGTCAGGGAGCGGCCGCGCGCGAGGCGGTCGTGCGCGAGGCGGTGCGCGCGAACGTGCGGGCCTCGGTGGATCACCTGCGGCACGGAAGCCGCATCCTGGAAGAGCTCGTCGTCGCGGAGCGGCTGGTCGTGGTGGGCGCGGAGTACGATCTGGCGAGCGGGGAGGTCGTCTTCTTCGATCGAGGCGGATCCCTCCGATCCGGCTAGGGCGCCGCCTTCCGGCACCGCTCCACCAGCCGCGCGGCGTCCATCTTCGTTGCGATCGTCTCGAACCCCGATGTCGGCCCCCGCCAGCGCAGCGCCTCGACGTCCTCGAAGAGCGGCGCGTCGGTGCGCAGCGTCGCGAGCTCCTTGAAGAGGAGCGCCTGGGCGCGCGCGCCGCGGATCGCGTCGTCCGGCATCGACTCGATGCCGCCGTATCGGGCGAGCAGGCGGGCCGCCCCGACCGCGCCGATGCCGGGGAGCCCCGGATATCCGTCGGCGGCGTCGCCGACGAGCGCGAGATAGTCGGGGATCAGCATCGGCGGCACGCCGTACTTCTCCTTCACGCCGGCCTCGTTCAGGATCTTCTTCCCCCGCCGATCGACCTGCACGATCCGGTCGCCCCGCACGCACTGGGCGAGATCCTTGTCCGGGGACCAGATCGAGATCTTCTCGACGCGCGGGTCTTCGGCGGCGATGCGCGCGGCCGACGCGATGGCATCATCCGCTTCCAGCTCCACCATCGGCCAGGTCGCGACCCCCATGGCGACGAGCGCTTCCTCGAGGGGATGGAACTGCGCCCAGAGCGCGGGCTCGATCCCCTCGCCCGTCTTGTAGCCCTCGTAGAGATCGTTTCGGAACGACTCGATCACGTGATCGGTCGCGACGCCGAGGTGCGTGGCGCCGGTCTCGATCATCTGGATCACGGTTCCGAGCACGCCCGCGACCGCGCCGTAGGGCGGGTCTTCACCCTTGTGGAAGCGGCGGAGGCCATAGAAGTGGCGGAACAGCTCGTACGTCCCGTCGACCAGATGGACGATCATGGGCCCTTTCCCGCTCGCCTTCTCGGCGCCGGGCGCGGTACCCTCAGGCCGTTCCCCCCGCTGGCCGGCCGCCGCCCGAGGTCCGTTGATCTTCGTCCGAACCGTTCCCGATCGCCGGGTCGCCCGCATCCATCGCCTCCTGATCACGGCCGCGCTGGTCATGACCGCCGCCGGGGCGTCGGCCGTCGTGGCGGCGGCGCCGCTTCCGCGCACGATTCCTCCCGCCGCCGCGACCGCGCGCTACGACCCATCGGCGCTGCTCATCAAGCTGAAGCCGGGATACCGCTTCACGGCCGGCCTCGCGCGCACGGGATCGGCGTCGCTCGACGCGCGCCTGGCACGCGCCGCGGCCTTCGAGGTGTCGCATCTCTTCACCGCGGCCCGCGCGGGGCGTCCCATGAACGCGGAGCTCGGCACCGATCGCGTCTACCGGATCCGCCTCCGCGGCCCGGACGACATCCCCGCGCTCGTAGCGGCGTTGTCGCGGGAGTCCGGCGTGGAATGGGCGGAGCCCGATTATGAGGGATCGGCGGCCGAAACGCCCGCCTCCGGCTCCATGGTCCCGAACGATCCTGAGTTCGACCACCAGTGGGCGCTCCGGAACACCGGCCAGGTGCCCGGCATCGGACCGAGCACGCCGGGAGCCGACATCCGCGCGACCGAGGGC encodes:
- a CDS encoding rhodanese-like domain-containing protein — protein: MNEKPVSPARDRSPSGLWWVLIAIVLVAIALVWMPRRTAGPVGRAPVAQAPATPPAAAGPQVTVARAAQLQAEGAFLVDVRQPEEWAEGHIEGSKLIPLDDLESRLAEVPRDRSVVVVCHSGNRSKHGRDILLRAGYAQAVSMTGGLSAWEADGQKTVKGM
- a CDS encoding carbonic anhydrase encodes the protein MPHTWDAGVPTPEESLQRLVEGNLRFRASRASAVRSWDPKHATEGQRPFAIVLGCSDSRTPVEILFDQGFGDLFVVRIAGNVVAPSVVGSIEFAASQFGSRLVVVMGHTGCGAVTATVHAIETGSGSESRNIRDITDRIAPHIEGLVRSGGQGAAAREAVVREAVRANVRASVDHLRHGSRILEELVVAERLVVVGAEYDLASGEVVFFDRGGSLRSG
- a CDS encoding 5'-3' exonuclease H3TH domain-containing protein, producing the protein MIVHLVDGTYELFRHFYGLRRFHKGEDPPYGAVAGVLGTVIQMIETGATHLGVATDHVIESFRNDLYEGYKTGEGIEPALWAQFHPLEEALVAMGVATWPMVELEADDAIASAARIAAEDPRVEKISIWSPDKDLAQCVRGDRIVQVDRRGKKILNEAGVKEKYGVPPMLIPDYLALVGDAADGYPGLPGIGAVGAARLLARYGGIESMPDDAIRGARAQALLFKELATLRTDAPLFEDVEALRWRGPTSGFETIATKMDAARLVERCRKAAP
- a CDS encoding ADP-ribosylglycohydrolase family protein, which encodes MSVVATKLRDRYRGALLGLAVGNTLGLPVESWPRERILQAYPQGVREMDPMELKLPWDDDLAQAVIIAEAILTHDTLGNEDLAARLLDWYESNGRGMGAQTRAVLNALRHGLLPSEAARLIWERAGNSPAGNGAVMRCAPIAMRWRLDPVRLRAETENSSRITHHDPRCGWSAFAVNLAIADALNGRTATIESIAAALEAADVSFMLVQSARAASGRDLDELKLDGESMGYTLKAMQVGLWCLERGGDFEESLVAVIQAGGDTDTNGAVAGAVLGALHGADAIPPRWIAGVARAERLAAIADQILERAEGATSP
- a CDS encoding outer membrane beta-barrel protein — protein: MHRSKLPVSILAVASLLLLILAAPGFAPAARAQSSDWSISFGSGFAKPEGGAFGAIWKRGTPIVLAMAGQMSPHFELGGEFGFVKFKPGQDSTLIPGVRGGDTDWEMWRLRFRARRFLVSPDAKIAPFVLAGVGIYPISAQSQDSTGTLKVTQTANGVSIGGGADFRAGDTVGFGLEGQYHYIRTNREILGYKASPMLEVLFVIRWIPGGGPGP